The genomic stretch TCACATCAATTGAACCAATTGTTTTACATTCTTTCGGGAGCATCCCTAGGCAGTGTGGGGGTGGGGTGGCGTTCACATGggcttctttcttctctcctaTTTTCAGTCCCCCACCCACGAGGCTTCAAAACGCTGTCGTTTTGTGTTGTATATATGTTAGTCTACGTGTTGATCATGAGCCAACAGGATTTTAAGAAAACCGAAAACATTACTCTATAAAATCTTGGCAAAGACAAATTCaaactgcttctttgtcttGTTCCCGTTATATTATTAAGTTGTATAAGTAAATATAAAGTATAGCCATTAGCCGGTTTAGAATCTAGTtataataattactttttttttcttaatttataggAGTTATGAGTGAGCTAGCCAACAGAATTGTTAACAAAACCAAAgcaagaaatacaaaaaattaaaaaaaaaacagaccaAATAAGGTTTTATGCAATGTATTTTGGTTTGGGAAGAAACATACAAAAAAGCCTCTCTGTCTCgttcaaaaatcaaacaaaaaataaaaaaataaaaaaaatcatacaaccGTTGTGCGACTGGGGCGTGGGCCAGGGGTACCTCTCTCAGTCATAATAATAGCAAAGAAACCACGTAAACACAAGCAGACAAAATaacccacaaaataaaaaataaaaagtatatgtatatatatatatatataaaaaaaaaatggaaatgaaatGGAAACTAAAGGGATACGTGGCAGCTAATCGCCAAAAGCAGTCAAATCGTTGGCTACGCTTATCGTCCTTATTACTGCTCCATAGCTGTAGGGGACCCACCACCCCCACTTCTCTTCCGTACCACTCCAAAGccttctctcttctttcatgactctccctccctcccattGGACTCTGGCTCTCACTTCTATTTAATTCTCTCAGATTTTCATCAACCAAAAACCCTCTCCAGTCTCCGGCATCGCCTCTATGtgaaacacagagagagagagagagagagagagagatagagagagcaGAGAGCAGAGTAGAGGATGAGAGATATGGCAGGACTGAGTGTAGTATTGGAAGCCCAAAAGGGTGGCGTTAGCAAGAAGATCCCGCAGGTTATCAACAAAACCAACGTGTTTCTCAGCAAACCCTCTCCTTCTCTGCCTCCTTCCTCCCGTAAAAACCTCCATTCTCCTTCTCCGGGACCCAGTTTCCTTGACCAATGCTTTCTCTGCGACCAGAAACTCTTGCCCGGGAAAGACATCTACATGTACAAGTAAGCCCCTCA from Corylus avellana chromosome ca1, CavTom2PMs-1.0 encodes the following:
- the LOC132190229 gene encoding FCS-Like Zinc finger 15, with product MRDMAGLSVVLEAQKGGVSKKIPQVINKTNVFLSKPSPSLPPSSRKNLHSPSPGPSFLDQCFLCDQKLLPGKDIYMYKGDRAFCSVECRCRQIFLDEEESLRKDHCSLAAMKPTSSSSSSSSSSSSAARHHRKGARNQAGGFAY